In Ahaetulla prasina isolate Xishuangbanna chromosome 10, ASM2864084v1, whole genome shotgun sequence, the genomic window cctacattgtttggtcgacggcacccggaggaggcccgctctgtagGAGCGCAccggttgttgggaggctatcggcggcagaaggcggtctcgtagataccccggtcctaagccatggagcgctttaaagatggtaaccaaaaccttgaattgcacccggaaggctacgggcagccagtgtaggccgcgcaggataggtgttatatgggagcaacgcggtgctccctctatcacccgcgcagcgggTGATAGACTTAGACTTGCAGAAGCTGAACATTGCATGAAACTCTCTGACAGGTGAAGGGTAATACGGATCTGGACATCTAAAGTGCACGAACAAGGAATTTTTCTAGAGATGAGATACAGAAACGGTCAATGAGTCAAAAGGCTTAAGGATCGGTGGAACAGAGAAAGTGATCCTATCGGGCACCAAAACTATCCTGGGGTCCAAATTACATTACCAATGACATCTtgcctcaccccccccccaacaatctcatttgaccgacttcagaaggacggaaggctgagtcaaccttgagccggtcaggatcgaactgctggcagttggcagagttagcctgtaatactgcattctcgCCACTGTGCCATCGTGGCTATCATCACTTCTGATGATAATTCTAGAGGGCCTTATTTCCACTTTTCTTTCACCACGTTGAAACACTTCATGGTTATTTAGAATCGGCTTCGTGCCTCAATTTCTCGGTTTATCCAGCCCTCAAAGATTCGGGccccaaaggaagaaaaaaataaaacacttgtGGACAATACTCTCTGCAATCCAGGCAGGTTGGGCCAGCTAGCCAGGATCCTCTTACATTGCCTCCAGATGTGGAGGAAGGTTCCTCTTAGAAATCCAGTTGTTGCAGGCCTATTGGGAGGGCACCGGGTGGGGGAAGCAAGCTTGAAGGCCTGGCATTCTCAGCTAAGGCCAGGTGGATGCTGTGGCCCTTTTCTGACCATAAGGACGCTTATCTCTGTAAATGGCACTTCCTGGACTCTTGGTACGGCTCTGGGTTCCACTGCGATATCTCAGAAAGGCAAACAAAGAACAGGAATTTCAAAAGGGGTCCAAAGGGGATGCCCATCCTCAGCTCCTGTCCTTCAAAAAGTACCTTAAAAGTTGGGGTGTCCCCTCTGAAACATTCCGATGGGATTTGGGCCTGAGCATCTCCCCGTTGCAGCCCCGAGGACTGAAAAGTTCCACGTGGTCCGTTCCCCAGTTTGGTCAGAATCCCGCCCGCTTCCCCGGTTGGGGGTTCAACGCCTTGCGTCCGCATCGGAGGTTTGGATCGGTGATTTGCTTCCAAAGGTGGAGAGTCTGTCGGGGGCTGCGCCGATGGACCAAGAGCAGCTGGCTGTGCACGCAGGGGTCTTCCCGGTCCTTCTCGGCGATATCGAAGGTCATGAAGCCGGCGTGGGGCTGAGGGGGGATGCCCAGAGCTTGGAAGCAGAGCCCTGTGTAAACGTCGTCGATGGGGTAGAAGGCCACATGCTGAGAAATGAGGAGGAGCAACGGGGCCAGGTGTCCGGAGAAAATGTAGCCCCCGCCTCCCGCATAAGCTGGATACGGCCCCACGTAAAACGATTCTGGCACATAGTATTTACTTCTCTGCAACCGGAAGGGAGAGGCATTGGACATCACCTGCCCCGTGTAGAGGGGCTTGTTGGTATCCACCGAGCTTAGATACCCCAAGACTTTCGGGGTGTTGATGAACACGTCATCGTCCCCTTTGAGAATGAAACGGACGTGCCGACAATAGTCCAGCGTCCAATGCAGAAAGAGCGAGTCCTTCAAGGTCAGGTTGAAGAAAGTGTCCTCAAAATCCCACATCAAGATGTCCCCAAAACTCCGACTCTCGAAATGGACCAGGTGTTGCAGGCGGGGTCCGAACCGCCCCTCAGCCGTGCCCAGCAAGAAGACGGTCCGGATGGCCAGCCCACCGGGTTCTCCTTCTTGCCCCCAAGTGTCCCGCACGGCTTGGCGGGCGGCAAAATTGCCGGGCACGGATTTGATGGCCAAGAGCAGGAAGGTGCCGTTCTTTGTATCGGCACACTTACGGGGTTCGTTGATCAGGAGGGAATAATTCCTGCAGTCCCCGTAGAGAATGAAATTCTTATAAAGCTCCGGATACGAGTTGAAATTTTTGATCTTGGTGGCCAGTTCCTCCACATCGGCACTGGGGCATTTATTCCAGGAAGCGTTGGCCACCGAACCTTCTTCCAACGCCCGGAAATTTTGGTATTGTTTATTGTTCCAGTAAGCTTTGACCTGCGGGATGCTGTGGCGGAATTGTTGCAAGGAGGCGTTAAAGCGATGGAAGACCAAGGACGGCGGGATTTCCTCGAAGGGCAGGATGGGGATGATGGGGCTGCTCTGCCAACGAACGGCGTGAGGCGTGGGGTATCGTTCCTCCTGCTCGGCTGTCCATTCGATGTAGGCCTTGAGAGCCACCAGGGTTAGCAACGCCGTGGCGATCGAGAGGCACCGGGAAATGTTCATTTTTCTCTTCCTGGTGGGGGAGAACAAGCAGCCAACATGTAAGGAGATAAGAAAGACAGATAATTAAATTTGCGTTACGATTAGAGACTGGGTTCATACAGCCAGATCAATGGTAAACCAGggttaatgcaggtagtcctcgacttaccaaccAGGTCAACAATAAACCAGGGTTAatgcgggtagtcctcgacttaccaaccAGGTCAACAGTAAATCAGGGTTAATGTGGCTAGTCCTCGACTAACCAACCAGGTCAACAGTAAACCAGggttaatgcaggtagtcctcgacttaccaaccAGGTCGATAATAAACAAGGGTtaataccggtagtcctcgacttaccaaccAGGTCGACAGTAAACCAGggttaatgcaggtagtcctcaacttaccaaccAGGTCGACAGTAAACCAGGGTTaatgcaggtagtcttcgacttaccaaCCAGGTCGATAATAAACCAGggttaatgcaggtagtcctccacttaccaaCTAGGTCAATAATAAACCAGggttaatgcaggtagtcctccacttaccaaCCAGGTCAACAGTAAACCAGggttaatgcaggtagtccttgacttaccaaccAGGTCAATAATAAACCAGGGTTAatggaggtagtcctcgacttaccaaccAGGTCAATAATAAACAAGGGTtaataccggtagtccttgacttaccaaccAGGTCGACAGTAAACCAGggttaatgcaggtagtcctcgacttaccaatcAGGTCGACAGTAAACCAGGgttaatactggtagtcctcgacttaccaaccAGATCAACAGTAAACTAGggttaatgcaggtagtcctcaacttaccaaccAGGTTGACAGTAAGCCAGggttaatgcaggtagtccttgacttaccaaccAGGTCAATAATAAACCAGggttaatgcaggtagtcctcgacttaccaaccAGGTCAACAGTAAACCAGggttaatgcaggtagtcctcgacttaccaaccAGGTCAATAATAAACCAGGGttaatgcaggtagttcttgacttaccaaCCAGGTCAACAGTAAACCAGggttaatgcaggtagtcctcaacttaccaaccAGGTTGACAGTAAGCCAGggttaatgcaggtagtccttgacttaccaaccAGGTCAATAATAAACCAGggttaatgcaggtagtcctcgacttaccaaccAGGTCAACAGTAAACCAGggttaatgcaggtagtcctcgacttaccaaccAGGTCAATAATAAACCAGggttaatgcaggtagtccttgacttaccaaccAGGTCGACAGTAAACCAGggttaatgcaggtagtcctcgacttaccaaccAGGTCAATAATAAACCAGGGTTaatgcagctagtcctcgacttaccaaccAGGTCGACAGTAAACCAGggttaatgcaggtagtccttgacttaccaaccAGGTCAATAATAAACCAGGGTTAATGCAGATTAACTTGCACCTTGACTTACCAACCAGGTCAATAATAAACCAGggttaatgcaggtagtccttgacttaccaaccAGGTCAACAGTAAACCAGGGttaatgcaggtagttcttgacttaccaaCCAGGTCAACAGTAAACCAGggttaatgcaggtagtcctcgacttaccaaccAGGTCAATAATAAACCAGGGTTAATGCAGATTAACTTGCACCTTGACTTACCAACCAGGTCAACAGTAAACCAAGGTTAatgcgggtagtccttgacttaaaacagttcacttagtggacCTTTCaaggttacgacggcactgaaaaaagggacttatgaccgtttttcacaattacgacctttgcagcatctccctgGTCATCTgacttacattcagatgcttggcaactgattcgcaTTTATGACGTTTCCAGTCTCCctaggtcacgtgatccccttttgcccccTTCCAacgagccaagtcaatggggaagccagatccacttaacaaccgggtcactaatttaagaactgcagtgattcacttaaccaatgtggcgagaaaagtcgcaaaaggggacaaggctcacttaacgaatttctcactcggcaacatacattttgggctcaactgtggtcgtaaatcaaggactacctgtaatctgcaGTTACAAGGTTCACCTAAGAAGGCGCGGGAACCTGCaaagttgttttaaaataagTCAATTCTACCTTCTCActttggggaattctaggaacgGAATagaaatgagctggaagggacctcgaaggtcttctagtccagcccgctgttttatttatttatttatttattttgtcacaacatcatacaaaaagattatatagtatataaacatatatatgagtaaatgttaggaggtataagcatatatatatatatatatatatatatatatgttttctgaggttttcacgggtgtttgtatataggtctttggttgttcgggttttctcccgtgtaaaattggaagtgtcttggcgacgtttcgacgaagtctcattcgtcatcttcaggcttcagcttcgtgcttctgggagcaatgtgtgatcgcagctatttcttccttttaactgctagtgggggtttgaactgattgggtgggagcttggctgtgctctgattggatgggggtttttctgtgctctgattggctgggggtgtgtcctgtgttggtgggggcttggttgtgctcagtctagtctgtgctgcagggggatttgagctggtgagctgcatagctgttgtttggctttgtggtcgtgctacatcttcacagactagactgagcacaaccaagcccccaccaacacaggacacacccccagccaatcagagcacagaaaaacccccatccaatcagagcacagccaagctcccacccaatcagttcaaacccccactagcagttaaaaggaagaaacagctgcgatcatacattgctcccagaagcacgaagctgaagcctgaagatgacgaatgagacttcgtcgaaacgtcgccaagacacttccaattttacacgggagaaaacccgaacaaccaaagacctatatatatatatatatatatatatatatatatatatatatatatatataggaagaagaaaagaaaaacaataggacaggaacggtaggcaggagAACCtgtcctgtaccatttcagacaagtccagtctcttcttaaaagcatccagggatggagcgcccacgatttctggtggcaagctgttccacaggttaattatcCTCATAGTTGGGAAGtttcaattccagattgcttctctccttccatccattgtttcttgtctggccttcaggtgctttggagaataatttgacccccctccctctttgtggcagcccctcaaataccggaaccctgctatcacgtcacccctaattcttcttttctctaacaCGGCTGCTCAGCTCATAAAAGTGGTTTTTAGAGGACTAAAGAAGTCTTTCGGAAGAGTAAAGAGCTTGTAAGCAAGCTGCTATCCCATTACGCCTTCCTACTACCTCTCTCCACCCATTAAATGTAGTCATTAAATGCATGATATCGTAACAGGAAGAATATTCCAATGGCTCCTTAAGCCAAGTTTCTTTGCTACATGACGATTTAACGTAACCATTAGAATATTCTTAATATTTGAGGGGCACAGGAGAGAAATCAAGCAAGAGTTGGGCATGTTGAAGAAGCCAAATCACCTCTcctcagaatttaaaacaaaactctTCCATGACCTGCCGAACATCCAAACTTACGGATACTGTCTGTGCTTATCCGTTCAATCAGACCTTCCGTAGCTGCCTGTTCTAGGGATAGCAAGAAAGGAAACCCATTTCCTCACTCACCTAAGCTCTTCCAGTtacttttcctttttcatttcttccttctctttccgttttatttatttatttattttattttattttattatttattttatttgtcacgacagtatatataagcataagcacgaaataactatgctatatataagcatatatataagcataagtatgtaatgactatattaattggatataatgaaaggaaacaaacaagcttgtgctcttatacacgccccttacagacctcttaggaatggggtgaggtcaatagtagatagtttttggttaaagctttggggattttgggaagagaccacagagtcaggtagtgtgttccaagtatttacaactctgttactaagtcatattttctgcaatcaagattggagcggtttacattaagcttaaatctattgtttgctcttgtattgttgcaattgaacctgaagtagtcttcaacaggaaggacattgtaatagatgattctatgagttaaactcaggtcatgtcgaaggcggcggagttctaagttttctaaacccaggatttcaagtctggtggcataaggtattttgttgtattcagaggagtggagaaatatttctggactcgttcaattgtattgaggtctgaaatgtggtatgtgttccagacaggcgagctgtattcaagaattggtctagcaaatgttttatatgctctggttagtagtgtagtgtttatctatttattttatttatttatttatttattttgtcacaacaatatatgtaactatcatacagaaaggttatatagtacataaaggtatagaagaaaagaaaaacaataggacaggaatggtaggcacgtttgtgcgcttatgcacgccccttatggtcctcttaggaatggggtgaggtcaatagtagaaagtttttggttaaagcttttaggattgtgggaagagaccacagagtcaggtaaagtattccaagcactgatgattctgttacagaagtcatattttctgcagtctagattaaagcggttgacattaagtttaaatctatcggttgctcttgtattattgcaattaaagctgaagtagtctttgacaggaaggacattacaatagatgattctatgagttaaacttagatcttgtcgaaggcgatggagttccaagttttccaagcccaggatttcaagtctagtggatcTGGGCCTTCTTCTCATTTCTCTCCTCCCTATCACGAGCTTCTTTCTCTGCAGCCAGGTCTGGGAATCTTTCCACTTTGGGGTCTTTTCCAATCGATTCAAAATCTCATTAATGCAAATATTAGTTTCAAatgcagtttcccccccccccacacacacacatcactttTGGACAAGATCAGCTCTCCTCCAAAGTCGATCAAAACTTTTTCCACTACTCAGCCTCCATCGACTCCGTCTCAGCCGGAAGATTTTTGCAAAAGTGAGAACCACTTCCAGAGAAAACAATTAGCTGGAATGAAGCAATTAATTTGCACCTTCCTTAACAACCGTGATTATGTCGTTAGAAGTTTCGCGTTGCCAATTCGAAGCTGAATGGCCTCCTCCTATTCGTGCCAACCTGGCACTCGAGGGGCAGAGATTTTAAAACTTGGCTTTTCTCAACGGTGAAGGCGTCTGGTAAATTATCAGCAAATCCATTTGAAAGAGCAAATTTAAAGTACAGGGAGTCCCCAACTTTACAGTGGTTTATTTAGCGACTTCCgaggttacaacggcaccgaagaaagtgacttgtgatctttttttttcacacgtaatgaccgttgcagcctccccgtggGGTCCCGTGAGTTACGTGCGGAAGCTTGACCGCTGACTCGCGTTTGTGACGCGTTTGTAGCGTCCTGGAGTCCTTcggaccagcaaaatcaatggggaaattggattcgcttaacaacggagttgccgatttaacaactgcaaggattcCATTAACAGACgcgacaagaaaagtcgtaaaaatggGAGCAAAAGTCACTCccccaatgtctcacttaacaacgtaagtgttgggctccattgttgaGTACTAGCTGCACAGGGAGAATTTTCATAAAATGGCTCTTTCCCTTTTCTGAAATTTGGGAGAAAGTCTTATCAGAAGCCGGAAGGAGATATCCAACTGTCAGTCTCTTTGATTCCTACGCATAGACCCAGTTAGACAAACATAACCGGAAAAGTTGGTTTCTTTGTTGAAAAGCCCTGCGGCTTTTACCCAGAAACCCACAGCTTGGTTCTCTCAGCTTTGCAAGAAATATATTCCAAGTAGTCCTTTTTCAACATCCACAATCAGGACTGGTAACGTGGCCATTAAGCGAAGCAGTTGTTAAGCTGAAacactgtgcttatgatcttcctTCACTTTTACAGCGGTGCTTGTCAATCTCAGCAACAAAGAGGGGgggggactccaactcccagaattcctctgccagtctcaatcttagcaactggaagaggggggggactccaactcccagaattcctctgccagcctcaatctcagcaactggaagagaggtggactccaactcccagaattcctctgccagcctcaatctcagcaactggaagagaggtggactccaactcccagaattcctctgccagcctcaatctcagcaactggaagagaggtggactccaactcccagaattcctctgccagcctcaatctcagcaactggaagagaggtggactccaactcccagaattcctctgccagcctcaatctcagcaactggaagagaggtggactccaactcccagaatcccccagccagcctccaTCTCCAGCAACTTgaaaacgtgtggacttcaactcccagaattccttcaccatcctcaatctcagcaactgtaaaaggtgtggactccaactcccagaatccccccagccaGCCTCAAATCTCAGCAGCTAGAagag contains:
- the B3GNT8 gene encoding UDP-GlcNAc:betaGal beta-1,3-N-acetylglucosaminyltransferase 8, whose product is MKRKMNISRCLSIATALLTLVALKAYIEWTAEQEERYPTPHAVRWQSSPIIPILPFEEIPPSLVFHRFNASLQQFRHSIPQVKAYWNNKQYQNFRALEEGSVANASWNKCPSADVEELATKIKNFNSYPELYKNFILYGDCRNYSLLINEPRKCADTKNGTFLLLAIKSVPGNFAARQAVRDTWGQEGEPGGLAIRTVFLLGTAEGRFGPRLQHLVHFESRSFGDILMWDFEDTFFNLTLKDSLFLHWTLDYCRHVRFILKGDDDVFINTPKVLGYLSSVDTNKPLYTGQVMSNASPFRLQRSKYYVPESFYVGPYPAYAGGGGYIFSGHLAPLLLLISQHVAFYPIDDVYTGLCFQALGIPPQPHAGFMTFDIAEKDREDPCVHSQLLLVHRRSPRQTLHLWKQITDPNLRCGRKALNPQPGKRAGF